One region of Xyrauchen texanus isolate HMW12.3.18 chromosome 11, RBS_HiC_50CHRs, whole genome shotgun sequence genomic DNA includes:
- the LOC127652127 gene encoding gap junction alpha-8 protein-like translates to MGDWSFLGNILEEVNEHSTVIGRVWLTVLFIFRILILGTAAEFVWGDEQSDYVCNTQQPGCENVCYDEAFPISHIRLWVLQIIFVSTPSLVYVGHAVHHVHMEEKRKEREEAELNRQQENEERLPLAPDQGSVRTAKETSTKGSKKFRLEGTLLRTYICHIIFKTLFEVGFVVGQYYLYGFRIQPLYKCSRWPCPNTVDCFVSRPTEKTVFIIFMLAVACVSLFLNFVEISHLGLKKIHFAFRKPARPQVEGHGAVEKALPSMAVSSIQKAKGYKLLEEDKAASHFFPMTEVVGMEAGRLPAPYEPFDEKSNEAAAPKKDVSKLYDETLPSYAQMTIIGQSATGVLCRDDNEDDLAVEADVEASETIEDTRPLSSLSKASSRARSDDLTV, encoded by the coding sequence GTTAATGAGCATTCGACAGTAATCGGTAGAGTGTGGCTGACAGTCCTCTTCATCTTCCGAATCCTCATCCTGGGCACGGCTGCAGAGTTTGTGTGGGGCGACGAGCAGTCGGATTACGTGTGCAACACGCAGCAGCCAGGTTGCGAGAACGTTTGCTATGACGAGGCCTTCCCCATTTCACACATTCGCCTGTGGGTACTCCAGATCATCTTTGTTTCCACACCATCTTTGGTGTACGTGGGTCATGCTGTCCATCATGTACATATGGAGGAGAAACGCAAGGAACGGGAGGAGGCTGAACTAAACAGGCAGCAAGAGAATGAGGAAAGGCTGCCACTTGCACCTGATCAGGGGAGTGTCCGTACAGCCAAGGAGACAAGCACAAAGGGCAGCAAGAAGTTCCGTCTAGAGGGCACACTGTTGAGGACCTATATCTGCCACATCATCTTTAAGACTCTCTTTGAGGTAGGCTTTGTGGTGGGCCAGTACTATCTGTATGGCTTCCGAATCCAGCCACTTTACAAGTGCAGCCGCTGGCCGTGCCCAAACACGGTTGACTGTTTTGTCTCAAGACCCACTGAGAAAACCGTTTTCATCATCTTCATGCTAGCTGTGGCCTGTGTCTCACTTTTCCTCAACTTTGTGGAAATCAGCCATTTAGGCCTGAAAAAGATCCACTTTGCATTCCGTAAACCAGCCCGGCCACAAGTTGAGGGACATGGGGCAGTTGAAAAGGCCCTGCCTTCCATGGCAGTCTCCTCTATCCAGAAAGCCAAAGGCTATAAGCTGTTGGAGGAGGACAAAGCCGCATCTCACTTCTTCCCCATGACAGAGGTAGTGGGGATGGAGGCTGGGCGGCTACCGGCTCCTTACGAGCCATTTGATGAGAAATCAAATGAGGCAGCTGCACCTAAGAAAGACGTTTCGAAGCTGTATGATGAAACGCTGCCCTCCTATGCACAGATGACCATAATAGGGCAAAGTGCGACAGGAGTTCTATGCAGGGACGACAATGAGGATGATTTGGCTGTGGAAGCAGACGTGGAAGCCAGTGAGACAATAGAAGATACGCGACCGCTAAGCAGCCTGAGCAAGGCCAGCAGCCGTGCAAGGTCAGATGacttgacagtataa